Within Hydrogenophaga sp. PAMC20947, the genomic segment TGAACACGTGCACGGCGATTCGCGTGACCGCGGCCCGGCGATGGTCGATCTGGTGCAGACCTACGAAAAGGCCGGGCTGTTCCTGGGCCCTGAGGAATTGCCCGACCACCTGTGTGTGGTGCTGGAGTTCGCCTCCACCCAGCCGCCCGGGCTGGCCAAGGCTTTCCTGGGCGAAATGGCCCACATCTTGAACGCCATTTTCAGCGGTTTGCTCAAGCGTGAAAGCCCTTACGCGGCGGTGATCGCAGCGGTGCTGGAGCTGTCTGGGCAGAAGGCCCAGGCTGTGGCCATCCAGGCCGACGAAGCCATTGACGATGCCTGGGCCGAGCCCGAAGCGTTTGATGGCTGCAGCACCAAAGGCCAGGCCGGCCCTGGCGAGGCCCAGCCGATTCACATCGTTCGCAAGAAACCGGCTGGTGCGTCAGAACGCGCCACAGCCTGAACGGACACGGAGTATTCACCATGACCTACCTCAACCACCTTGTTTTTGGCGTGTATCCCTACATCGCCCTGGCCGTGTTTCTGCTCGGCAGCCTGATGCGCTTCGACCGCGATCAGTACACCTGGAAGAGCGACTCCTCGCAGCTGCTGCGCCATGGGCAATTGCGCTGGGGCAGCAACCTGTTCCACGTTGGCGTCTTGTTTCTGTTCTTCGGTCACACCTTCGGCATGCTCACGCCGCATTTTGTGTACGAAGCCTTCCTGACGGCGGGCAACAAACAGCTGCTCGCCATGATCTCGGGCGGCATCTTTGGCCTGTTCGGGTTTGTGGGCGTGAGCTTGCTCTTGCACCGCCGCCTGAGCGATGACCGCATCCGCGCCAATTCCAAGACGAGCGACATCGTGTTGTTGTGGTTGTTGTGGTTGCAGTTTGCGCTGGGCCTGGCCACCGTGCCGCTGTCGGGTCAACACCTGGACGGCTCGGTGATGATGATTCTGGCCGAGTGGGCTCAACGCATCGTGACCTTCCGTGGCGGTGCGGCCGAGCTGATGCTGGGCATGCACCCCATCTTCAAGGCCCACATGTTCCTGGGCATGAGCATTTTCTTCATCTTCCCCTTCACCCGACTGGTGCACGTGTGGAGTGGCTTTGGCACGCTGGCCTATGTGTTCCGCCCTTATCAGGTGGTGCGCAGCCGCCGCTTGGGC encodes:
- the narJ gene encoding nitrate reductase molybdenum cofactor assembly chaperone — translated: MKETRYSLRALARLLAYPDADLRADLAPLIAAIDEEEAVPAPRRAELRALAAELKRLDPLEVEARFVETFDRGRSTSLHLFEHVHGDSRDRGPAMVDLVQTYEKAGLFLGPEELPDHLCVVLEFASTQPPGLAKAFLGEMAHILNAIFSGLLKRESPYAAVIAAVLELSGQKAQAVAIQADEAIDDAWAEPEAFDGCSTKGQAGPGEAQPIHIVRKKPAGASERATA
- the narI gene encoding respiratory nitrate reductase subunit gamma; translated protein: MTYLNHLVFGVYPYIALAVFLLGSLMRFDRDQYTWKSDSSQLLRHGQLRWGSNLFHVGVLFLFFGHTFGMLTPHFVYEAFLTAGNKQLLAMISGGIFGLFGFVGVSLLLHRRLSDDRIRANSKTSDIVLLWLLWLQFALGLATVPLSGQHLDGSVMMILAEWAQRIVTFRGGAAELMLGMHPIFKAHMFLGMSIFFIFPFTRLVHVWSGFGTLAYVFRPYQVVRSRRLGMTPKAPLSQRDPAA